From Amaranthus tricolor cultivar Red isolate AtriRed21 chromosome 4, ASM2621246v1, whole genome shotgun sequence:
TAAGTAAAAATACTTGCtattaaaaaatagtttttaaagttagtatattctaaaataatataaactaagtacatataaaaatttctcataatttataatgaaataataaatatacatCATACCTCATATATGAGCAACttattcaaataaattacaatacataatagtatatttttaagaaataatatattaacatgagttggaaaatttgaaaaaaaaaaaagtttttaataactttaatcaaaaaataagctttggccaaactttattcccaaaataagtgtcTTTGGCCCCAAAGTAGGCTCGGTAtgtaatcgctgttactaacagcgagtacAAATAACAGCGAGTACAaataaatggtcaaaattttagtcaagctatatgtcgctgttactaacagcgaaataagTCTTTGACTGGTCAATAATCaaatcgctgttagtaacagcgactttaggcGACCCTAAATACAGCAGCATTCTTCCTCCTTCGTCATTTCACCCGATTTTGTATCAGAGACCTAACCCACGGAATATTTGTATGATGTTTTTATATACTAAACAttagtaacaatttgtatatattgaatattttaaCATGTGGAttgttgtatatattttgtaatatatatgtagatgtgtatatatgtttatcgtattatcacatgtttattatgaataaaatgatGCTAATTACTCAAAGTTTTCAGCGATGAATCATTCCTCTAAGAATTAGgtatgaattaaatcaaaatcaaacagacACTTATATTCAAATACAGTAAATGatctcgaaaattcaacacaatttcattcttgttcaacgaatccatatcaaattaccttcaaaatcgattaactagaacaaaaatgatggagtttggatacaatgaagtagggaaatgatggagttatttatagaacataataacaacggctattttTAACTTTATAACAACtagttttcaattttacaacagcttgtttaaatcatacaaaaaagtcaataaaagtcaaaccaggTTAAgcctaaagtcgctgttactaacagcgacttgaccaTTGACCAGTCAAAGCcttatttcgctgttagtaacaacgacataTAGCTggactaaaattttgaccatttttttatactcgctgttagtaatagcgattACATACTGAGCCTAGCTTTggggccaaagacgcttattttggaaataaagtttagccaaagcttattttttgattaaagttattaaaaaatcttattttttttcaaattttcacatgaGTTGTGATATATAGGcccaaaaatcaaatgaaaattgaattcCAACATGATTTTGTAGGCCCAAAAACAAATACTCTTCATATTTTTACTGGTATTAGTGTCTGTTTagatcattataaaaaaataaaaaatcagtcTAAATCAATTTTAGTCAGctcaatcaataaaaatcagttacaaacaattaaaattaattacaatccatttcaattattaaaaatcaataaaaaaattaattataataagtaaaaatttgttttaatgaataaaaatcagtgaaaatcagtaaaaattagTCGTGAATTAAACAAGGCGTAATTTAGATACCAAGAATTTGCTACATGGTGTTTGAACGaaaaaactcacataaaaaATCACAATATAATAAACTCTTGGAGAGGGAGAAATGTGATACAAGAATATTGAACTGACCCGAACCACAACACGAAAAACTCCATTCACATATAAACTTACATAATTCCATAAAAAGCTTTTTCATTGATGCAATCTAATATTGATTAAAAACATTAGTTTAGGATCAACCACAATTTAAGGTAAACAATTGTAATTCCATCTCTAATAATCATTGCACAATTAGCCTGATTCCATAATTATCTCTAATTTTGTCGACTAATACGCTTTGGCCCTCTTCTTAACTTGTGGAAGAATCTCATCTTCGGACTCATCCTCGAAGCTCATATCTTCATCAGAGCTCGAAGCCTTGCGTTTCTTCGACTGTGTTGTCGCGCTTGTGGTTTCTGCTTTCTTCTTATTCGATGATTTTGGAGTCGGAGCAACTTTTTTCTTAGCAGACACTGATTTAGCCTCCGACTTCACAGATTTGGTCTCTGACTTCACAGGCTTAGTTGGGGAAGTAATTTTCGggttctttttcattttcttttcataCACCTGAAGTGCTTCCTTCATCGGAAGTAAACCCGATTCCATCAGCCTACAAAGTCAAATACCAATGTGAGTATGTGACGATCAAAATGGTTCCACAACAAAATAATGATGCCAAAGCCTTAACCCAACACATGTGTTCGTAAAACAtaacaattacaacaataatcACATAACAGCATGTTATTACATATTTAGGCAAAATATGATATGGAATGAGAACTGAgtagtgtaacataattcgtcaattaattcgccttttgaattcgtgattcgctcaaaatgaccttAAAATAGATGAAAACCGaacataataaattaattttgattcgCAATTCGCAAGGAGAtcagtgaatcatgtgacagttgAGTGATCTCAAGTCCAAGGCAAGTGAAGAAGTACAAATGATGCCTCACAATTGTTTTGGCAGAAAAAAGCAACAATGAATTTCTATCATAAGATCCTTAATACTTGGAAGAAGCTTCAAGCAACCCAACTCGAAAAGAAGATAGATTTCAGGTACTCAAGATGCTGTCATCAAAGGGGCTAGTAAGGCTATAACGttgcaaaataaaaaacgaGGAGACACAATAGATGGTTCGCAAGGAATTGAGAAGCAATGTAAAATACAAATGTAGCTTCCACTTCAAGATGTTTAGTTTAAAAAGATATCAACAGAGCTTTGTAGACATTGGTTAACATATGCATCACTTAAACAATGGAAAATTCAGGGATTGTAGACAAACATGCGCTGAATAGAGTCGGGCAAAAAGATGGGACATCGAAATTAAACAGAAAACATGACAGTTAAACCTAGCATTTGTGTGTAGTGATGATAGTTGAAGACTTGAAGCTTTAATTATACCAGAGTATGCAATGGATGGCTTAGTAGGGTAATTTAGGAATAACCTAATAAATGGTAACTAGTAATTAGTTCGTTCGAGGAATAAGATTTAGAGGTGAACAGTATAAATATAGAGGGGGAAGAGTAAGAGAAAGAATTCAATCATTTTGTAATAGAAATTGGGTGAGTGACTTGACTCATTTAGGAAGACCTTAATCTTCTCAAATTGCTTGATTACTATCTCATTGTAATAATTCTTAGGTTAGAATCAATCTAcgatatacatatacatttacATTCATCTACGGTAATCTTTACATTTCAATACCATTTTTTGCTATTCTTGATAGTAGATTATATCCTATACCTAAAATCAACCATCCATGGCTAGCTCAATTCATTGCAGAGTATTActtaaataaaaccaaaaaattcTCAATGCTTGAAGTGGAAGACAATATCAACTATCAAATAAGTCTAATAAAACAAGGAAGATAAAGATCTGATGACAGAATAACAAgaacagatttttttttttcttttgttctatACAATTTGAAgttctattaaaaaaaagacGGCGCCGAGAAATCAGACACAACCACATTGATGCCAAAACCTTCATCCAAAAAGATAAGGTCGGCTACACGAAGCTACAATGCACAAAAACACCTAGCTTACCATCTGAAACCCTAAGTATATCAAGGATTCCTTCAACAACAGCAATGCGTGAGTCTTAATCCCAAAAAATTAGAATCgactacataaaaaaatatatcaattctAATAGTCGTCCATATGGAtttttcttctccattcattttgattttctaccatcttaaTTTGAAAGTCCTTCATATTATTTTCCACTATTGTCCTGCAAAACATTAGTCTTCCTCCCCTCTTTTAGAGTTTTTCAAGTTCCAACTTTCTATCTTCATCATCAATTATCTATACTCCATATTTGCACATGCTTAAAATATCTTGAACAATTATTTTTCATCTCTTCCTCAAAATTTACAACTCATAAACCCTTACTTAACATCTTTGTTTCGAATTATATCCCTTAAAATATGCCCTTATCCATCAAAGCATTCGCATTTTTGCTACTCTCATCTTTCTACTATGATCATTTCCCATTCACATGAATTATGTCTTTACCCACAAATCGCCATTGGGTTCGATCGCCGTGATTCGAGGTTCATTTGCGGGTTGAATCGCCTTAATGCCTATTCAGATTGGTAAAATCATCGATCTAAAGTTTTAGTGTTTTCTtacaaagtaaaagaaaatacAAATCTTACTTGCACTTGGTAAATCCTTGAGTCATCCACCTCATGCTAAGACCTTGTCTAAAAAACACCTTGAACATAGCAATAAACAATTTGATCCCTAGTCTATATACCCCTAGTCCCCATTCCTCAACAGTTCATTTTCTCTCCAAATTCATCtttaattagggttttatttcaTCTTTAATTGGAGCTTTACATTTCCAAAAAAAACAGACTTTAATTGGAAGTTTCACTCATCTCCTCAACTTCTTACACCAACTTCTTTAATGGGGGATTtgtatagtttttgattttgaatcttTAGGCTTGAGTTTATCTATCCTTGGACTTTGTGGTACAAACCCCTACTTCTACATCAAGGATGTCCTAATTAATCATGGAGAGACTACATTCCCAAACTTTGAAGTTTAGTGTTGTAGGTATTCTTTGAtgtacttaaacaattaaatgaaaTAGTTTGCCCCCATTCGCTTGTATATGAATGGTCATCTTCGGTCTAACAAACACACTCTGTTGTACGTTTAACAACATTGCTATTGGGTTATGAAAGTATAAATGGTGTGATATTGAGCTCCATCATGCTAGTAGcaaatttattgttttcaaaacatccaaaattttagttaattgtaCGTGTTCATCCCATCTCGTAAGGAATTCATCTTAAGTAGACTCATAGTCTTTAATGTCAAGGTTATTTCTTCGATTCTCCTATTACTAACAATCTATTGCTACTTAATAACAATAGTTCTAAgcatattttgaaaaattacaaaGATGCTTTTTTGATCAGGTTGATGGTTAACCATGGAAGAATTTATGTTGTAGATGGTATTAGGGGCATTTTTATAGCTTCTCACACAAGGCCTATGAAATGTCCAAGATGACCGTGTTGGGGCCGTTAATGATCTCTATTGGTACAACACCGTGTGTCAAAAAGAGTCCATATATGCACACCATTCATTTCATCCTTTAGTAAGACTAAAATCTTCTACTGTGAAAACTCCCATTAGGATCTAAACCACCCATATAGCAACATATAAAGGCATTTCCTTCGTCCCACTAAGCTCAAAATCATTATTCCATAGAGTTATGTGTAAATAAACGTTGTATCATACAAATTCTCAGCAGCaagaataataatgaaaaaaagcATAAACTTCTTACCAAACAGCAGCCAGGTCACTGGTGGGCACTTGTTCACGCAATGATTCATAGAAAATTCTCAAAGGATCCCTCTGCAAGCAACAATTACACCCCAAGATTTTAACAGATGATCAATCAATATGAAAAAGATTGCTAATTTACAGAAATCAATGGGAAAAAAACCTTACTTCTTCAGGAGGGTCGCGTTTCTGCCCAGGCAAACTATACAcctttctctctctcttctttccaTCACCCGTTTTCAACTCGTCCTTAATCTTCTTAACTTTTTTCTACAAACCAAAAATCATAAaccaacaaacaacaacaaatactcatcaatcaaaaaacctAAATAACATTGGATTGCCTCAATGCCACTAAAGTAGCTACCGtctaaacctttcttatacGGACTGAGACTCTTCATTCTACCTCAAATACTCAGTGTTGAATCCTCAACATTTTGACATGGGTAAGATATTTTTATACTTTATCTGGTGTGGGATATGAGTTCTCGGGTCCGGATAACAGCGGTCTAGGCGGGTTTACGGGTCCGATATCAACACTCTTACCCGTGTAATACTTGGAATAACAAAAAAGTAATTTCAATCAGCAGATGGAAAAAAGGAAAATGCAGAGAAAATGAAGCACTGGAGAGAAACCTTGTCGTTTTTGACAGACTTCTTAGAGGCAGACTTCTCTTTTTTAGGTTTAGCTGATTTAGGAGTAGGTTTTTTGGGTTTCTTCAACGGAacatcatcatcgtcgtcatcATAATCTTCATCACTTGAAACTTCTTTCTTTACTCGAGATTTCTGCTTTGGAGTAGTAGAAGTCGGAGAAACAGTaggtttgttcttgttcttgttgcgTACAGCGGAAATTGgcttttcatcatcatcatcgtcgtaTTCAATCTCCTCCTTTTTCACTGGTTTTGCGTCTTCTGAAGGCATCTCTTTGGAGTTTAGAGAGGAAAGagtgaagaaattgaaaagttAGAAGATTATAACAATGGCGAACAAGGGTTTTCAGCTATGCCCGATGGCGGAATAATTGGTGTGAAAAAACGGTATTAGGGATCAGGTTGTTTTTTCAAGTTTTGAACTTtcactaatttaaaaaaaatgagatagAAATAGATATTTATAACCAGGAGTTTAtatgtaaataataaattatattaattgggTTTATTCCATTTACAAAGCACAAAAACTTCGACCAGACGGTCTTATTTGAGTCGATTTAATTTGCGCGTATAGTAAtttgggtattttttttttattttttgagtatttttttattttgaaaaatacccagaaaatgaaaaaatgccTAGGGTGTTACACGGGCGAATTGGGCCGACCCAAATTGACGGTTTTATTATGAGGTCGTCTCGTCCAAGACAGTTGTTCACAAAAACTTGGATAAAgcagtctcattatgagaccgtcaatttgggacGGCCCAATTCGTGCGTGTAACAACATTTCAATTTTCAGagtatttatcaattttaaccttaaaagtatcaattttgaaaattgatacctttatggtcaaaattgatacctttaagttcaaaattgaaaaatatctaGAAAATGAAAAATGCCTAAATTATTACAAGCACGAATTGAGCCGACCAAAATTAATGGTCTAattatgagatcgtctcatccAAAACCAACCGTATTCAATTAATGTATATGGCCTAATACAAGATTTTGGGTTTATAAATTGATTGTTAATTTGATGGGCCAAGTTCGTGATTATAATTAGATTTGTTAAAAAGTCGGGTTATAGTTATACTTGTTCAAAAAGTCCGGGGAGCATGCGAGTTACGaattatgttattttcaattgaatTATAATCAAGTTAAATTCCCATCGAGACAATTCAGTGCTTTTATTGGTcaaaggtttttttaaaaaaatattattatgaaaaaaaatattatttaaaaaaaatcttataaataaGGAGTAATATACCTTTTTAAGACATCAACAAagaattataaaatcaaaatatataaaattactaGAAATATGAGTGTCCAATACATAGAATGATGATgtggaaaaaaaattgattactaTGAAAAAACATGTTAACACGATGAAGCTTGGCTAGGGTTAGATTTGACCCAATTTTTTCAAAGTACACGTTAAAACTTTCTAATTATAACCCATTATTTTTCAGTTTGAATTCAAAGCACTCACCAATCAAGTTAAaaatttacacaaattcttaaataagaccatctaattataaaattatctttatTGGGATCCAAAcacatttattgttcatttttaattcaaaaatgatcaattacagaAATAGAGTAATTATATAAGCTCGTTTTTATAGGTTTAATTATAGTGGATCAAACTAAACCCATTTTCGGAaggaaaaaatattttgaacCTAGACCAGAGGACCCAACACTTTGTATTTGCTTCATACTAGCCTACTCAAACTTAACTAACACGTTAAGTCGTTAACATCTCGAGCTGATTCAAATTGAAATCTAGCTTCACTCATATCGCGCTTTCGACAAGTGACTCAAGTTATTGATAGAACAGTAAATAATTCAAATCATTCTTCCATTTCACTCACAAATGTTACAACTTGCAAAATATAAATGTTAAGCTACTTGCATGAATTATACAATAAACTGCCTCATCCAGAATTGAAGCGAGCTATACATGGCTACTACGAAAATATCTttgggacagagggagtattacCCTTGTAGTAGAAGGAATCATACATACTATACGAACAACGGATGCTCTtgccttttaaaaaaatacatgaaTCAAATGAAGGGGCTACATACGCAATCAGAATATAAGTGAAACTCGTTGTTGGGGATATCTGTACAACAACACTTGGTCTGTTTCGGAGAAACATGTGAGACGAGGAGGTGCTATCTTCTATGAGGAGATTTGCTCCTCAATTTAGGGATCTTAAACTGGGATGTAAATAACCTTGGTGTGTCTTCTACATCGATAATTTTATCTTGTTTTCTCTTGGACCACCGTACACCCTGGTTACAGAAGAAAAACGCAAGGAAGTTATCACAAGGAATTTCACAACAAAAAACTAAGCAAAGACATCAGTTTTAGTTGAAGAGAGTGAAGGTGCAAAATGGAGCAAAAACCAAAATGGAATTTCACATCCAAATAGTTTGATTTAATTTACGGTACTTAATCATGGGCTTATATACGAAATATGCCACAGCCACTGCCACCACCCCCACCCAAACATGTAAAGTAATTAAAGGAATTCCACTCAAGTTTCTTCACCCCATAGTCACACATTAAAGCCTTGATGAAGCCTCTTTATGACTAGTACTTGCACATAGGCTTGATTTGGTCGAGTTTGTGTTTGGGTCTATCTAGAACAAGTTGGATTTTAGAGtttgtttggataacatttTAAGAAGGAAAGAAAAAGAGGGAAGAAGAGGAGAGGAGATGAGAGGGGAGGAGAGGGAGATTAATGAGTTCTCTtttcaaatctttccaatgtCGGTAGgatttgtttaatttaaaatGTAAGACTTTTCCACTCCCCTTCTGTATCCAAATAATTCCATTTCCCTCCCCTTACTTTCCCTCTATTTCCTTCCATCCAAATAGTGTTAGGTTTCTAGGCTTTTTTTACGCTTCACAATGCTACTCCTCAGTCCACTTGGGATCACTCCATCAATCGTTTACTTTTTTAAGGGAGAAAGAAAAATTGTTGGGACAAGGAAAAAGGAGAAAGATAAAGGGATCAAGATTTTTACCATCATGGAAACGGGAAAATCTTATGAGGACATCTGAAGGAGGTAAAACCAGCAATTTCAAgaggacagagggagtataaaattaTTCCCAGTCGT
This genomic window contains:
- the LOC130810191 gene encoding uncharacterized protein LOC130810191; this encodes MPSEDAKPVKKEEIEYDDDDDEKPISAVRNKNKNKPTVSPTSTTPKQKSRVKKEVSSDEDYDDDDDDVPLKKPKKPTPKSAKPKKEKSASKKSVKNDKKKVKKIKDELKTGDGKKRERKVYSLPGQKRDPPEERDPLRIFYESLREQVPTSDLAAVWLMESGLLPMKEALQVYEKKMKKNPKITSPTKPVKSETKSVKSEAKSVSAKKKVAPTPKSSNKKKAETTSATTQSKKRKASSSDEDMSFEDESEDEILPQVKKRAKAY